A genomic segment from Acuticoccus sediminis encodes:
- a CDS encoding LysR substrate-binding domain-containing protein gives MGLQLLDTDLIRTFVSVCETGSFRRAAERINRTPSAVSMQMAKLEEHLGAPLFQREGRSIAVSMKGEELFAYAKRILSLNEEAVSRFRKPNLSGLVRLGVPDDYETRLLPSVFARFAKVCPDAQIELVLATSPELVERVAKDELDVAIGTSEAMSTAEVPGELLHAEPMVWLGRVGGTAKLKRPLPVAVPGHHCAWRHMGLQALERADVAYRTAFTSEHSHGQLAALMADLAISPLPASYRTAELERIGEEAGLPEIGLVATHICVHPTANDTARAFADIARETFANHEVPSR, from the coding sequence ATGGGCCTGCAGCTGTTGGACACGGATCTCATCCGCACGTTCGTCTCCGTGTGCGAGACCGGGAGCTTTCGGCGCGCCGCCGAGCGCATCAACCGCACGCCGTCGGCCGTCTCGATGCAGATGGCCAAGCTCGAGGAGCATCTCGGCGCGCCCCTCTTCCAGCGCGAGGGGCGGTCCATCGCGGTCAGCATGAAGGGCGAGGAGCTGTTCGCCTACGCCAAGCGCATCCTCTCCCTCAACGAGGAGGCGGTGTCGCGCTTCCGCAAGCCCAACCTCTCGGGTCTCGTCCGCCTCGGCGTGCCTGACGACTACGAGACGCGGCTCCTGCCCAGCGTCTTCGCCCGCTTCGCCAAGGTCTGCCCTGACGCGCAGATCGAGCTCGTCCTCGCCACCAGCCCGGAGCTTGTCGAGCGAGTCGCAAAGGACGAGCTCGACGTCGCGATCGGCACGTCGGAGGCGATGTCGACCGCGGAGGTGCCGGGCGAGCTCCTGCATGCCGAGCCGATGGTCTGGCTCGGCCGCGTCGGCGGAACGGCGAAGCTGAAGCGCCCGCTGCCGGTGGCCGTACCGGGCCACCACTGCGCCTGGCGGCACATGGGCCTGCAGGCGCTGGAGCGGGCGGACGTCGCCTACCGGACGGCCTTCACCAGTGAGCACTCGCACGGCCAGCTCGCCGCGCTGATGGCCGACCTCGCGATCTCCCCCCTCCCCGCCAGCTACCGCACGGCGGAGCTGGAGCGGATCGGCGAGGAGGCGGGACTGCCGGAGATCGGCCTCGTCGCGACGCACATCTGTGTGCACCCGACCGCCAACGACACCGCCCGCGCGTTCGCCGACATCGCCCGCGAGACCTTCGCCAACCACGAGGTCCCCTCGCGATGA
- a CDS encoding ester cyclase, with translation MPLEATYRAYIAALNAQDYGALDRYVAEHVVYNGETLTREQYTDQIRRSYAALEGLAYVIDQVVTSGDDVAARLVFDVVPVAPFFGVAPTGRRAVFAEHVFYRFQAGRIVAVSSLIDRAGYAEQLGASTLPPE, from the coding sequence GTGCCCCTCGAAGCGACCTACCGCGCCTACATCGCGGCCCTCAACGCGCAGGACTACGGCGCGCTCGACCGGTATGTGGCCGAGCACGTCGTCTACAACGGCGAGACGCTGACCCGCGAGCAGTACACGGACCAGATCCGCCGCTCCTACGCGGCGCTCGAGGGTCTCGCCTATGTCATCGACCAGGTGGTCACGTCGGGCGACGACGTCGCCGCGCGCCTCGTGTTCGACGTCGTTCCCGTCGCCCCGTTCTTCGGCGTCGCGCCGACCGGGCGGCGGGCGGTCTTCGCCGAACACGTCTTCTACCGCTTCCAGGCGGGGCGGATCGTCGCCGTGAGCTCGCTGATCGACCGCGCCGGCTACGCCGAGCAGCTGGGCGCATCGACGCTCCCGCCGGAATAG
- a CDS encoding ribonuclease activity regulator RraA, with protein sequence MSPETIEALRHVSVATLATALYKRGLRSQVIQDVRPLKPKGRNMVGPAFTLRYMPAREDRNQLVEFRNPEHPQRKAIETCPPGCVMVMDSRKDARAASAGDILVTRLMMRGVEGVVTDGGFRDAMNIGELDIHSYHHRPSSPTNLTLNEAIEINVPIGCGDAPVFPGDILVGDDDSVIVLPAHLANEIAAEATEMTAYEDFAIERVRGGATIVGLYPATKEENLEAFKEWRAKAGR encoded by the coding sequence GTGAGCCCCGAGACCATCGAGGCGCTGCGCCACGTCTCCGTCGCGACGCTCGCGACGGCCCTCTACAAGCGCGGCCTGCGCTCGCAGGTGATCCAGGACGTGAGGCCGCTGAAGCCCAAGGGGCGCAACATGGTCGGTCCCGCCTTCACTCTGCGCTACATGCCGGCGCGCGAGGACCGTAACCAGCTCGTCGAGTTCCGCAATCCCGAGCACCCGCAGCGCAAGGCGATCGAGACGTGCCCGCCGGGCTGCGTGATGGTGATGGACTCGCGCAAGGACGCCCGGGCGGCCTCGGCGGGCGACATCCTGGTGACGCGGCTGATGATGCGCGGCGTCGAGGGCGTCGTGACCGACGGCGGCTTCCGCGACGCGATGAACATCGGCGAGCTCGACATCCACTCCTACCACCACCGCCCGTCCTCGCCGACGAACCTGACGCTCAACGAGGCGATCGAGATCAACGTGCCGATCGGCTGCGGCGACGCGCCGGTGTTCCCGGGCGACATCCTCGTGGGCGACGACGACTCGGTGATCGTGCTGCCGGCGCACCTCGCCAACGAGATCGCCGCGGAAGCGACCGAGATGACCGCCTACGAGGACTTCGCCATCGAGCGCGTCCGGGGCGGGGCCACCATCGTCGGCCTCTACCCGGCCACGAAGGAGGAGAACCTCGAGGCGTTCAAGGAATGGCGGGCGAAGGCCGGACGCTAG
- a CDS encoding UxaA family hydrolase, protein MSETLVDTPVRPNDPVIRLDPADNVVVARQDIPAGTEIGSEGVVTLADIPLGHKIATRPIRKGEAILKYNTTIGFAGDDLEPGSYLHVHNVLNGDVAKDYRFAEDYHPADLLPEDRRATFMGIRRADGSVGTRNYIGLFITVNCSATVARKVAAYFDEERLADYPNVDGVVAFVHEQGCGMELTGEPMDLLRRTLAGYIRHPNIAGAVVFSLGCERNNLPKFFEEQSLESGKMLHAVTMQKVGGTAAAIEAGKKAVRDMLPLANEVKREPCSAEHISIGLQCGGSDGFSGLSANPALGKAVDLLVRHGGTAMLSETPELYGVEHTLTARMRSREVGEKFIDRINWWLDYTKGRDTQMNGVVSPGNQDGGLANIIEKALGGSKKGGSAGIEDVYRYAEPVKTKGLVIMDTPGFDPVSATGQIAGGANLICFTTGRGSCFGSFPAPTIKLATNTPMFTRMVGDMDINCGTVIDGQKSLDDMGEEIFQTILRIASGEKSKSEALGVGEEEFAPWPIGVTG, encoded by the coding sequence ATGTCCGAGACGCTCGTTGACACCCCTGTCCGCCCGAACGACCCGGTGATCCGCCTCGATCCGGCCGACAACGTGGTCGTGGCACGCCAGGACATCCCGGCCGGCACCGAGATCGGCTCGGAAGGGGTGGTGACGCTCGCCGACATCCCCCTCGGCCACAAGATCGCGACCCGCCCTATCCGCAAGGGCGAGGCGATCCTGAAGTACAACACGACGATCGGTTTCGCCGGCGACGACCTGGAGCCGGGATCCTACCTCCACGTCCACAACGTACTGAACGGGGACGTCGCGAAGGACTACCGCTTCGCCGAGGACTACCACCCGGCGGACCTCCTGCCGGAGGACAGGCGCGCCACCTTCATGGGGATCAGGCGGGCCGACGGCTCGGTCGGGACACGCAACTACATCGGCCTCTTCATCACGGTGAACTGCTCGGCCACCGTCGCGCGCAAGGTCGCCGCCTACTTCGACGAGGAGCGGCTCGCGGACTACCCGAACGTCGACGGCGTCGTGGCGTTCGTCCACGAGCAGGGCTGCGGCATGGAGCTCACCGGCGAGCCGATGGACCTGCTGCGTCGCACCCTCGCCGGCTACATCAGGCATCCCAACATCGCGGGCGCCGTGGTGTTCTCGCTCGGCTGCGAGCGCAACAACCTGCCGAAGTTCTTCGAGGAACAGAGCCTCGAGTCCGGCAAGATGCTGCATGCGGTGACGATGCAGAAGGTCGGCGGCACCGCGGCGGCGATCGAGGCCGGCAAGAAGGCCGTGCGCGACATGCTGCCGCTCGCCAACGAGGTGAAGCGCGAGCCGTGCTCGGCGGAGCACATCTCGATCGGTCTGCAGTGCGGCGGTTCGGACGGCTTCTCGGGCCTCTCGGCCAATCCGGCGCTCGGCAAGGCGGTGGACCTCCTGGTGCGCCACGGCGGCACGGCCATGCTGTCGGAGACGCCGGAGCTCTACGGTGTCGAGCACACGCTGACGGCGCGGATGCGCTCGCGCGAGGTGGGCGAGAAGTTCATCGACCGCATCAACTGGTGGCTCGACTACACCAAGGGGCGCGACACGCAGATGAACGGCGTCGTCTCGCCCGGCAACCAGGACGGCGGCCTCGCCAACATCATCGAGAAGGCGCTGGGCGGTTCGAAGAAGGGCGGCTCGGCCGGTATCGAGGACGTCTACCGCTACGCCGAGCCGGTGAAGACGAAGGGTCTCGTCATCATGGACACGCCCGGCTTCGACCCGGTGTCGGCCACGGGGCAGATCGCGGGCGGCGCCAACCTCATCTGCTTCACGACGGGGCGGGGTTCGTGCTTCGGCTCCTTCCCGGCACCGACGATCAAGCTCGCCACCAACACGCCGATGTTCACCCGCATGGTCGGCGACATGGACATCAACTGCGGCACGGTGATCGACGGGCAGAAGTCGCTGGACGACATGGGCGAGGAGATTTTCCAGACCATCCTGCGCATCGCCTCGGGCGAGAAGTCCAAGAGCGAGGCGCTGGGCGTCGGCGAGGAGGAGTTCGCCCCCTGGCCGATCGGCGTCACCGGCTGA